In Pseudomonas putida, a genomic segment contains:
- a CDS encoding LLM class flavin-dependent oxidoreductase, with protein sequence MPIEIRGRIPFNGKQPLSDTPAGRYASFFVQRSPRAGADASVIIRAAREQEALGYDSSLIPQNSLRADVWTCCGWALTATRRLNLVAAHRIGWQQPTLAARTLATLDQLSGGRQQVHILQGRTDEDMRRDGDFLDKAERYARSEEYLEIFKRTLVAEQPFDFSGRYYQVRDAYSTVRPTRLPTLHFPGGSDAGLDLAARHADVWAVAGHTPEQARMGIERVSRLALERHGRELQRFWVGAFNLILGRSDELAWAKAEAITQEVEAFIAAGHAPQPLLSSAGEPQTDSGALYTRLGRLSGHGPSLVGSPATVAAHVLAFYRAGVTCFTLGGLCEYHSYDGSDLIGHEDRELLAEVIALIRRGVADEDRRRASNEPQRERV encoded by the coding sequence ATGCCTATCGAAATCCGCGGACGGATACCTTTCAACGGCAAGCAGCCGCTGAGCGACACCCCGGCGGGCCGTTATGCGTCCTTCTTCGTCCAGCGCAGTCCGCGTGCTGGCGCCGACGCTTCAGTGATCATCCGCGCTGCGCGCGAACAGGAGGCATTGGGCTATGACAGCAGCCTCATCCCGCAGAACAGCCTGCGTGCAGACGTCTGGACCTGCTGCGGCTGGGCACTGACGGCGACCCGGCGGTTGAACCTGGTGGCGGCGCACCGCATCGGCTGGCAGCAGCCGACCCTCGCGGCGCGGACCCTGGCGACCCTTGATCAGCTGTCTGGGGGCCGCCAGCAAGTGCACATACTCCAAGGGCGAACCGACGAGGACATGCGCCGTGACGGTGATTTTCTCGACAAGGCCGAGCGCTACGCGCGCTCGGAGGAGTACCTGGAGATCTTCAAGCGCACCCTGGTCGCAGAGCAGCCGTTCGACTTCTCGGGCCGCTATTACCAGGTGCGTGACGCCTACTCAACGGTACGCCCGACGCGCTTACCGACCTTGCATTTCCCGGGGGGATCGGACGCCGGCCTTGATTTGGCGGCGCGGCATGCCGACGTCTGGGCGGTTGCCGGCCATACCCCCGAGCAAGCCCGCATGGGCATCGAACGCGTCAGCAGGCTCGCTCTTGAACGCCATGGTCGTGAGTTGCAACGCTTCTGGGTCGGGGCCTTTAACCTGATTCTCGGGCGTAGTGACGAGCTGGCCTGGGCCAAGGCCGAGGCCATCACCCAAGAGGTAGAGGCATTCATCGCCGCAGGCCACGCGCCGCAACCTCTGCTCTCCAGCGCTGGCGAGCCGCAAACCGACAGCGGTGCGCTGTATACCCGCCTGGGCCGCCTCAGTGGCCACGGACCCTCCCTGGTGGGCAGTCCCGCGACGGTGGCAGCCCACGTGTTGGCTTTCTACCGCGCCGGGGTGACGTGTTTCACCCTGGGTGGGCTTTGCGAATACCACAGCTACGATGGCAGCGACCTGATCGGTCATGAAGACCGTGAACTGCTGGCCGAAGTCATTGCCCTGATCCGTCGGGGCGTCGCCGATGAGGACCGACGTCGGGCCTCCAACGAACCACAACGGGAGCGCGTATGA
- a CDS encoding ABC transporter permease — protein MTDSLLLGRRLRMLSAPRDWRWRPGLGAWVLLAALVFYGSPLLSLLVASLRSAPLGQAGQWTLAAWVAVVNDARLVEAAFNSLALSLLNLLVALPVAAVLTVLAVRSDLPGRKAITPLMLVMFSLPSLFYALGFELLANPYTGLLNSLLTPGLLNIESFTGMALVNGFRCIAFTYLFLLGPVRAMAAEQEEASRVSGRGALYSFWRIGLPGLTPALAGAAIFAFLGGLEVFDLALIIGVPAGIPVLAVELFDWLNAPLPRYGEAAVVALGMVLVLSIGLWAQARLVGRRSFVSVGAKAAAPRTLALGRWRWPLALAVWGYLAVAQLMPMLSLLASSFQPFPGVVGAFSLRHYYAVLASPEVRGALVNTLGLACGTGLLTSTLGLVLAQVERSLARRAGQLLRFLTMLPLAMPGVVVALALSWAYVGIPGLRALYGSFAMMLIALVVSLTPLAVQIGQASLAQLSPQLYEAARVSGAAPWRAWRDTTMRLCLPGFLVGWYLALIAVSGSLDIPLLLGGPGLETLSTTIYTYNARGQLGQAAALLCLLLLLILLPAPLLAVGRPMRRWRRGPSTEDQS, from the coding sequence GTGACGGACAGCCTACTGCTTGGTCGCCGTTTGCGGATGCTATCAGCGCCCAGGGACTGGCGCTGGCGACCAGGTCTCGGGGCCTGGGTGCTGCTGGCCGCGCTGGTATTTTACGGTAGCCCGCTCCTCAGCCTGCTGGTAGCCAGCCTGCGCAGCGCCCCCCTTGGCCAGGCCGGGCAGTGGACGCTGGCTGCCTGGGTTGCGGTCGTCAACGATGCCCGGCTGGTCGAAGCAGCGTTCAATTCGCTTGCCCTGTCGCTGCTCAACCTGCTGGTCGCGCTTCCGGTGGCTGCGGTACTTACGGTACTGGCGGTACGCAGCGACCTGCCAGGTCGGAAGGCGATCACGCCGTTGATGCTAGTGATGTTCTCGCTGCCCTCGCTGTTCTACGCACTGGGTTTCGAGCTGCTCGCGAATCCTTACACTGGCCTGCTCAACAGCCTGCTGACGCCTGGGTTGCTGAACATCGAATCGTTTACCGGAATGGCGCTCGTCAACGGCTTTCGTTGCATCGCTTTCACCTATCTGTTCCTCCTGGGACCGGTCCGTGCCATGGCCGCCGAACAGGAGGAGGCTTCACGCGTCAGCGGCCGTGGCGCCTTGTACAGTTTCTGGCGGATCGGGCTGCCTGGCTTGACACCGGCGCTGGCCGGCGCCGCCATCTTTGCCTTCCTCGGCGGCCTTGAGGTGTTCGACCTGGCGCTGATCATCGGTGTGCCTGCTGGCATCCCGGTGTTGGCGGTGGAGCTGTTCGACTGGCTGAATGCCCCCCTGCCACGCTATGGCGAGGCGGCCGTGGTCGCCTTGGGCATGGTCCTGGTGCTGAGCATAGGGTTATGGGCGCAAGCGCGATTGGTGGGGCGCCGCAGCTTCGTCAGTGTCGGCGCCAAGGCCGCCGCGCCGCGCACCCTGGCCTTGGGCCGGTGGCGTTGGCCATTGGCGCTGGCGGTCTGGGGCTATTTGGCAGTGGCCCAACTGATGCCGATGCTGTCGCTGCTGGCGTCGTCGTTCCAGCCATTCCCTGGGGTGGTGGGTGCCTTCAGTCTGCGGCACTACTACGCAGTGCTGGCAAGCCCGGAAGTGCGTGGAGCCCTGGTCAACACCCTAGGCCTTGCATGTGGTACCGGCCTGCTGACGTCAACCTTGGGCCTGGTTTTGGCCCAGGTCGAGCGAAGCCTGGCGCGACGAGCCGGCCAACTGCTGCGTTTTTTGACCATGCTGCCGCTGGCGATGCCGGGCGTCGTGGTAGCCCTGGCGCTCAGCTGGGCTTACGTTGGCATTCCCGGCCTGCGAGCACTGTATGGCAGCTTTGCAATGATGCTCATCGCTTTGGTGGTGTCGCTCACTCCCCTGGCGGTACAGATTGGCCAGGCTAGCCTGGCGCAGCTGTCGCCGCAGCTCTACGAGGCCGCCCGGGTGTCCGGCGCGGCACCCTGGCGGGCCTGGCGCGACACCACCATGCGGCTCTGTCTGCCGGGGTTTCTCGTCGGATGGTACCTGGCCCTAATCGCCGTGAGTGGCTCCCTGGACATTCCCTTGCTGCTCGGTGGTCCGGGCCTGGAGACACTGTCCACCACCATCTACACCTACAACGCCCGTGGGCAGCTCGGACAGGCCGCAGCCTTGCTCTGCCTGTTGTTGCTGTTGATCCTGCTTCCCGCGCCGCTATTGGCTGTCGGGCGTCCGATGCGCCGTTGGCGCCGGGGCCCCTCGACCGAGGACCAATCATGA
- a CDS encoding sigma-54 interaction domain-containing protein — MSGSQGQPNPILTLPQGDKDPLSIRAKALVFADPRSRQLLDYLQRVGPSDVPVLINGETGTGKELVARYIHAASGRKGAFVAVNCGAVSENLAESEFFGHEAGSFSGAVGRRAGWFEEADGGTLFLDEIGDLPLPLQVKLLRVLQEQEVVRVGSRKAVKIDIRLVTATNVNLEQAVEAGNFRLDLFYRINVAQVEVLPLRERPLDVLPLVEHFRKLYSARLRINEPMLSESATQALLDYPWPGNIRELENVVHLALLVAGDKPILPKHLKFSAGLSALQAGTSGTQKLPQEGIREQLLRLFDTPGDSLLHDIEDLIVREAFAHCNFNQLRTAQLLGITRNAMRTLLVNHGMLKGRG, encoded by the coding sequence ATGAGCGGTTCTCAGGGACAGCCGAACCCCATCTTGACCTTGCCTCAGGGTGACAAGGATCCGTTGTCGATCCGTGCCAAAGCGTTGGTTTTCGCCGATCCGCGCTCACGCCAGTTGCTCGATTACCTGCAACGGGTCGGCCCCAGCGACGTACCGGTGCTGATCAACGGCGAGACCGGTACCGGAAAGGAGCTGGTTGCCAGGTACATCCACGCCGCCAGCGGCCGCAAAGGTGCTTTTGTCGCGGTCAACTGCGGCGCCGTCAGTGAGAACCTCGCCGAGAGTGAATTCTTTGGTCATGAGGCCGGTTCGTTTTCTGGGGCGGTCGGTCGGCGTGCCGGCTGGTTCGAGGAAGCCGACGGCGGCACGCTGTTTCTCGATGAGATCGGCGATCTGCCGTTGCCACTGCAGGTGAAATTGTTGCGGGTGTTGCAGGAACAGGAAGTGGTGCGGGTAGGTTCGCGCAAGGCGGTGAAGATCGACATCCGCCTGGTGACTGCCACCAACGTCAACCTGGAGCAGGCCGTGGAAGCGGGCAACTTCCGCCTCGATCTGTTCTATCGGATCAACGTCGCTCAAGTGGAGGTGTTGCCGCTGCGCGAGCGGCCTCTGGATGTGCTGCCGTTAGTGGAGCATTTTCGCAAGCTGTACAGCGCCCGCTTGCGGATCAACGAGCCGATGCTTTCTGAATCCGCCACCCAGGCGCTGTTGGATTATCCGTGGCCGGGGAATATTCGCGAGCTGGAGAACGTGGTGCACCTGGCCTTGCTGGTCGCGGGCGACAAGCCGATCCTGCCAAAGCACCTCAAGTTCTCTGCGGGATTGAGCGCCTTGCAGGCAGGAACCTCCGGTACGCAGAAGCTGCCCCAGGAGGGAATCCGCGAGCAGTTGCTGCGGTTGTTCGACACCCCGGGTGATTCGCTGCTGCACGACATAGAAGACCTGATCGTGCGCGAGGCGTTCGCTCACTGCAACTTCAACCAGTTACGCACGGCGCAATTGCTCGGGATCACCCGCAATGCCATGCGGACCTTGCTGGTCAACCACGGGATGCTGAAGGGGCGGGGTTGA
- a CDS encoding ABC transporter ATP-binding protein produces MSHVRLNQLRKRYGANHDATKAINGLDLSIEPGEFFVLLGPSGCGKTTTLRCIAGLERPDEGSIEIAGTLVAAPERGLFVPPERRDLGMVFQNYALWPHMTVEANVAYPVRARRSADDTGLVARRALRQVGLEALAGRYPAQLSGGQQQRVALARALAASPQLLLFDEPLSNLDASLRLQLREQLRTLHRELGYTAVYVTHDQSEALALADRIAVMQGGQLAQLGTPQEIYARPASPFVASFVGFDNLLAVQDVRESAGGLALDLGLTRPLWLPGARRGVDEVGQLAVRASDLLASPQAMPGSLALPQARVMDVQYLGGRHEALVHAGAVKLRVTLQAQDWSVPPAALVGPQTLHLQFAAQRCVLLAATPAKQHSQAQPAIAG; encoded by the coding sequence ATGAGTCATGTACGCCTGAACCAACTGCGCAAGCGCTACGGTGCCAATCACGACGCGACCAAGGCAATCAATGGGCTGGACCTCTCGATAGAGCCCGGCGAGTTCTTCGTTCTTCTCGGTCCCAGCGGTTGCGGCAAGACCACCACTCTGCGCTGCATTGCTGGGCTAGAGCGCCCTGACGAAGGTAGCATCGAGATCGCGGGAACCCTGGTGGCTGCGCCAGAGCGCGGGCTGTTCGTCCCGCCGGAGAGGCGTGATTTGGGCATGGTGTTCCAGAACTACGCGCTGTGGCCACACATGACGGTGGAAGCCAACGTGGCCTATCCGGTCCGAGCCCGCCGTAGTGCTGATGACACTGGTCTGGTGGCCCGGCGTGCGCTGCGTCAGGTGGGCCTGGAGGCTCTGGCTGGCCGCTACCCGGCCCAGTTGTCCGGCGGCCAGCAGCAGCGTGTGGCCTTGGCACGGGCGTTGGCAGCCTCACCACAGCTGCTTCTGTTCGATGAGCCACTGTCTAACCTGGATGCCAGTTTACGCTTGCAACTGCGCGAACAGCTTAGAACCTTGCACCGGGAGCTGGGCTACACAGCTGTTTATGTGACTCACGACCAGAGCGAAGCCCTGGCACTGGCCGACCGCATCGCCGTGATGCAGGGCGGGCAACTGGCTCAGCTCGGCACGCCGCAGGAGATCTATGCACGGCCCGCTTCACCATTCGTTGCCAGTTTTGTCGGCTTCGACAACCTGCTCGCGGTGCAGGACGTGCGTGAGTCAGCCGGCGGGCTGGCGCTGGACCTCGGCCTGACGAGGCCGCTATGGCTGCCTGGAGCCAGGCGGGGCGTAGATGAGGTAGGGCAACTGGCGGTGCGCGCCAGTGATCTGCTGGCTAGCCCTCAGGCCATGCCCGGCTCGCTGGCACTGCCCCAGGCTCGGGTTATGGATGTGCAATACCTCGGAGGCCGTCATGAGGCACTGGTGCACGCGGGTGCCGTGAAGCTGCGGGTGACGCTGCAGGCGCAAGACTGGTCGGTTCCACCCGCCGCCCTGGTCGGACCGCAGACACTGCACCTGCAGTTTGCCGCACAGCGTTGCGTGCTGTTGGCTGCCACGCCAGCCAAGCAGCACTCGCAGGCCCAACCAGCGATAGCAGGCTAA
- a CDS encoding LLM class flavin-dependent oxidoreductase, whose translation MGGVPTFSPEVLVQAARDQEALGFDSSLFPQRATGPAVWPIVGWALAATHRLRVVAAHRVGLERPTVAARTLATLDRLSDGRVNIHFLQGRDETDLQRDGVFLDKAQRYASSAEYLEVFLAELSRQEPFDYQGSYYQVQGAHSDVLPVQRPWPPLSIPGTSDAGIELAARFADIYSVPIATLDTARRAIERIEPLARARGRRLRYWGDANIIIASTDELAWDIARRLADEIALRQTREPLQDHANARAALQGLGEAALHSGVWYPRLNALTGHGYTLVGSPHTLAEHLLSFYRLGVGILTLGGIGNRYDATGRSQDLEQDLVLLRELIERLHVGAERIDAEVAATANGTF comes from the coding sequence TTGGGAGGTGTACCCACATTCAGCCCTGAAGTGCTGGTGCAGGCCGCTCGTGATCAGGAGGCGCTGGGCTTCGACAGCAGCTTGTTCCCGCAGCGCGCCACAGGTCCGGCAGTGTGGCCAATAGTTGGCTGGGCGCTGGCGGCAACCCATCGCCTGCGGGTAGTGGCAGCCCATCGTGTGGGGCTTGAGCGGCCCACGGTGGCGGCTCGTACCTTGGCAACCCTGGATAGGCTGTCGGATGGCCGGGTCAATATCCATTTCCTGCAGGGGCGTGATGAGACCGACCTGCAGCGCGATGGCGTATTCCTTGACAAGGCGCAGCGTTACGCCAGTTCCGCCGAATACCTTGAGGTATTTCTCGCCGAACTCAGTCGCCAGGAGCCTTTCGATTACCAAGGCAGTTACTACCAGGTGCAGGGCGCACACTCGGATGTGCTGCCGGTGCAACGGCCCTGGCCGCCGCTGTCGATCCCCGGCACCTCAGACGCCGGCATCGAGTTGGCAGCGCGTTTCGCCGATATCTACAGCGTCCCGATCGCCACCCTCGATACCGCCCGCCGTGCCATAGAGCGGATCGAGCCGCTGGCTCGAGCCCGTGGCCGCAGGCTGCGCTATTGGGGCGATGCCAACATCATCATCGCGTCCACCGATGAGCTGGCCTGGGATATCGCTCGGCGACTGGCCGACGAAATCGCCCTGCGCCAGACGCGCGAGCCGCTGCAGGATCACGCAAATGCACGCGCCGCTCTACAGGGGCTGGGCGAGGCGGCGCTGCACAGCGGCGTCTGGTACCCGCGTCTGAATGCCCTGACCGGGCACGGTTATACCCTGGTCGGATCACCGCACACCCTGGCCGAGCACTTGCTGAGCTTCTACCGCCTTGGTGTAGGCATTCTCACCCTGGGTGGCATCGGCAACCGCTACGACGCCACCGGGCGCAGCCAGGACCTTGAGCAGGATCTGGTACTGCTGCGGGAGTTGATCGAACGCCTGCATGTGGGTGCCGAACGCATCGACGCTGAGGTCGCTGCAACCGCCAACGGTACCTTTTGA
- a CDS encoding LLM class flavin-dependent oxidoreductase — translation MSLELRGRLGMGRTRAVASKPLAVFARQGSPQPYELDPAGLAELAQRHEADGLDAMLIAQNGSSADVWSLAAWSLAATRRIAAVLSHRPGLQAPTLAARAFASLDQLSGGRVSMHVIQGSQDAEQRRDGDLLAKADRYRRSGEYLEVFKLSLTASEPFDYDGEFYQVRQGFSQIKPMQQPLPFISAAGASEEGIAFAARHVDGYALFPEPLDATAQLLRRVREAAAGHGRNLRFWRDANFVLAETDDQARQKVEALARDLAAQGAAKVSGQPESEGLRRLHRAAEKGHWHDRALYTGLLPYGVGGPPFVGSPETVAAAVLDYYDLGIELFSVGFDGDSEADRGLATELLQRIRQGALERDRTRAAHTAEVL, via the coding sequence ATGAGCCTCGAACTGCGTGGACGCCTCGGCATGGGTCGGACCCGCGCCGTAGCGAGCAAACCTTTGGCGGTGTTCGCCCGGCAAGGGAGTCCGCAGCCCTACGAGCTGGACCCGGCTGGTCTCGCAGAGCTGGCTCAGCGACATGAGGCCGACGGCCTGGACGCCATGCTGATCGCACAAAACGGATCCAGTGCCGACGTCTGGAGCCTCGCGGCCTGGAGTTTGGCTGCGACCCGGAGGATCGCAGCGGTGCTGTCGCATAGGCCTGGGCTACAGGCGCCAACCCTGGCTGCGCGAGCTTTCGCCTCACTTGACCAGTTGTCTGGCGGGCGGGTGTCCATGCATGTGATTCAGGGGTCGCAGGACGCCGAGCAGCGGCGCGACGGCGACCTGCTGGCGAAGGCGGACCGTTACCGGCGCAGCGGTGAGTACCTGGAGGTATTCAAGCTCAGCCTGACTGCCAGCGAGCCTTTCGACTATGACGGCGAGTTCTACCAGGTACGCCAGGGATTCTCGCAGATCAAGCCGATGCAGCAGCCTTTACCCTTCATCTCCGCAGCGGGTGCTTCGGAGGAGGGCATCGCCTTTGCTGCGCGCCATGTCGACGGCTATGCGCTCTTCCCCGAGCCGCTGGACGCCACCGCCCAGTTGTTGCGTCGGGTGCGTGAGGCGGCGGCCGGACACGGCAGGAACCTTCGCTTCTGGCGCGATGCTAATTTCGTGCTGGCCGAGACCGACGACCAAGCGCGGCAGAAAGTCGAAGCATTGGCCCGCGATCTGGCGGCGCAAGGCGCAGCAAAGGTTTCTGGGCAGCCGGAGAGCGAGGGTCTGCGTCGCTTGCACCGCGCGGCTGAGAAGGGTCATTGGCATGACCGAGCGCTTTACACCGGACTGCTGCCCTATGGCGTAGGCGGCCCGCCCTTCGTCGGTAGCCCGGAAACCGTGGCTGCGGCAGTGCTGGACTACTACGACCTGGGTATCGAGCTGTTTTCGGTCGGCTTCGACGGCGATTCAGAGGCGGATCGAGGCCTTGCAACAGAGCTGCTGCAACGCATCCGACAAGGCGCCCTGGAACGCGACCGCACGCGTGCGGCGCACACGGCGGAGGTACTGTGA
- a CDS encoding LysR family transcriptional regulator: protein MANLDLNLNLLATLDVLLSEGSVNRTAARFGVSQAAISVQLAKLRSHFGDDIFVPRGRRLVATPFAETLREPVRELIEQAQRVIGLRQGFDPATTGRDFHIHAGDIDSILLLSHVVRGLHEVAPNIRLFIHGSVAAASMIDFFIRPVGLHTPEYASCVLYTDHYCVLADAEHPALAGSVSHSDYFAANHIVRHAGHTGAPSFEAATMARLGNVRKVAQVVDHYGSIPPMLVGTRYLTTVPSYFARQMAKSFPLKFVELPFEFPGQTILLQWHPHLAGDMAANWLRTFIVESASELYGCEQAGKLFSE, encoded by the coding sequence ATGGCCAATCTCGACCTCAATCTGAACCTGCTCGCCACGCTTGATGTGTTGCTCAGCGAAGGCAGTGTCAACCGAACCGCTGCCCGTTTTGGTGTGAGCCAGGCGGCAATCAGCGTGCAGTTGGCGAAATTGCGCAGCCATTTTGGTGACGATATCTTCGTTCCCCGGGGGCGTCGCCTGGTCGCTACCCCGTTCGCCGAAACCCTGCGTGAGCCGGTGCGGGAGCTGATCGAGCAGGCGCAGCGGGTGATCGGCCTGCGCCAGGGCTTCGACCCCGCCACTACCGGGCGCGATTTTCATATACATGCTGGCGACATCGACTCAATCCTGCTGCTGTCCCACGTTGTTCGCGGGCTGCACGAGGTGGCGCCGAACATCCGCCTGTTCATCCATGGCTCGGTAGCAGCGGCCTCGATGATCGACTTCTTCATCCGCCCGGTCGGCTTGCACACGCCGGAATATGCCAGTTGCGTACTCTATACCGACCACTATTGCGTGCTGGCCGACGCGGAGCATCCGGCACTGGCTGGCAGCGTCAGCCATTCAGACTACTTTGCCGCCAACCACATCGTCCGCCATGCCGGGCACACCGGAGCACCGAGTTTCGAAGCAGCGACCATGGCGCGCCTAGGTAACGTGCGCAAGGTCGCCCAAGTGGTCGATCACTATGGCAGCATCCCTCCAATGCTAGTGGGCACCCGTTACCTCACCACGGTGCCGAGTTACTTCGCCAGGCAAATGGCAAAAAGCTTTCCGCTGAAATTCGTCGAATTGCCGTTCGAGTTTCCTGGGCAGACCATTCTTCTGCAGTGGCACCCTCATTTGGCGGGGGACATGGCGGCGAATTGGCTGAGAACCTTTATCGTCGAATCGGCGAGCGAGCTTTACGGCTGCGAGCAGGCTGGAAAGTTATTTTCAGAATAA
- a CDS encoding ABC transporter substrate-binding protein, with translation MSQSADQLFFSICPVFVVSHVSHRLGLLEEELYAVGERALGLEQHPSGLGALIHSRHSARYQVRDGGNVPAISARADHSETVLLGTTDINQGGQIVVRAEAPLWRLEDLRGKRIGVSHSLDEQRVDWWRANSLRSIHIALRHSGLESSQVHLVDVPHAPGNGPWRGSDGSQSKEQRTLNLPFTPELTALEEGRVDAIYTTQGRAEIYERTGRFKVLADLSRLPDWVARIATTPYTLVASKALVEERPQVAVAWLRANIRAAQWVGEHAREAAEIFHKATYDATVEDVLRVIEGVDFTPSLAPRNLAGLTIGKNWLRDNGFIRNDFAIEDWARPEFLSQAWASLQATQQQGVA, from the coding sequence ATGAGCCAGTCCGCCGACCAACTGTTTTTCTCCATCTGCCCGGTATTCGTCGTTTCGCACGTCTCGCATCGGCTTGGCCTGCTCGAGGAGGAGCTGTATGCCGTGGGCGAGCGCGCCCTCGGCTTGGAGCAGCACCCCAGTGGTTTGGGCGCGCTTATTCACTCGCGCCATAGCGCGCGCTACCAAGTGCGCGACGGGGGCAACGTGCCGGCGATTTCCGCCCGCGCCGACCACAGCGAAACTGTGTTACTGGGCACCACCGACATCAACCAAGGCGGGCAGATCGTGGTGCGTGCCGAGGCGCCGCTGTGGCGCCTTGAGGACCTGCGTGGCAAGCGCATCGGGGTTTCCCATAGCCTTGATGAGCAGCGCGTCGACTGGTGGCGCGCTAACTCCCTGCGCAGCATCCACATCGCCTTGCGCCATAGCGGTCTGGAGTCATCGCAAGTGCATCTGGTGGATGTGCCCCATGCTCCCGGTAATGGGCCTTGGCGCGGCTCCGATGGTTCGCAGAGCAAAGAGCAGCGCACCCTGAATCTGCCATTTACCCCCGAACTCACGGCCCTTGAGGAGGGTCGGGTGGATGCCATCTACACCACACAGGGGAGGGCCGAGATCTACGAGCGCACCGGTCGTTTCAAGGTATTGGCCGACCTTTCGCGGCTGCCAGACTGGGTGGCCCGCATTGCTACTACGCCTTACACCCTGGTGGCTTCGAAGGCCCTGGTAGAAGAGCGTCCGCAAGTGGCAGTCGCTTGGCTGCGCGCTAATATCCGTGCCGCCCAATGGGTCGGTGAACATGCTCGTGAGGCGGCGGAAATCTTCCACAAGGCCACCTACGATGCCACAGTAGAAGACGTTCTGCGGGTCATCGAAGGGGTCGATTTCACACCCTCGCTGGCGCCACGCAACCTGGCCGGCCTGACCATCGGTAAGAACTGGCTGCGCGACAATGGCTTCATCCGCAACGATTTTGCCATCGAAGATTGGGCTCGGCCGGAATTCCTCTCCCAGGCCTGGGCCAGTTTGCAAGCAACACAGCAGCAGGGGGTCGCATGA